One segment of Rubripirellula amarantea DNA contains the following:
- a CDS encoding TIGR03032 family protein has translation MHTSNLPDIFASLGISVLVSTYQAGRLVMLRGQGDVLNTHFRLFDKPMGVAVQPNRIAVGAGTSIWEFHNLPAVCAKVNQKEESGANQHDACFLPRTTHWTGDIQIHEMAWVGDSTNPTQSELWFVNTRFSCLCRRSDTYCFDPVWRPSFVSSYVPTDVCHVNGLATLDGRVSHVTALGETNTAGGWRDNKRDGGILIDIASNEIVARGLSMPHSPRWYRGKLWLLESGTGSFGYVNLDTGKFESIATLGGFTRGLSFAGPLAFVGLSQVRESAVFGGIPIAERAIEERDCGVWVINIETGQTIGFVKFEDAVQEIFAVEVLPARFPELVNEDRELLAGSFELPDHALQDVPADHRSV, from the coding sequence GTGCACACGTCAAACTTGCCGGACATTTTTGCATCCTTGGGAATTTCGGTCTTGGTCAGCACCTACCAAGCCGGTCGGTTGGTGATGCTGCGAGGGCAGGGCGACGTACTGAATACCCACTTTCGGCTGTTCGATAAACCGATGGGCGTGGCGGTGCAGCCCAATCGCATCGCCGTCGGTGCGGGCACTAGCATTTGGGAGTTCCACAATCTGCCGGCCGTTTGCGCTAAGGTCAATCAAAAGGAAGAGAGTGGTGCTAACCAGCATGATGCATGCTTCTTGCCTCGCACTACGCATTGGACCGGTGACATTCAGATCCACGAAATGGCATGGGTGGGTGACTCGACCAATCCCACTCAATCTGAACTGTGGTTCGTCAACACGAGGTTCTCGTGCCTTTGTCGCCGCAGCGACACGTATTGCTTTGATCCCGTTTGGCGTCCTTCGTTCGTATCCAGTTACGTGCCGACGGATGTCTGTCACGTCAACGGGTTGGCTACGCTTGACGGTCGAGTCTCCCATGTCACGGCACTCGGCGAGACTAACACTGCTGGCGGATGGAGGGACAACAAACGCGATGGCGGAATCCTGATCGATATCGCAAGCAACGAAATTGTTGCTCGGGGTTTATCGATGCCGCACAGCCCTCGTTGGTATCGCGGGAAATTGTGGTTGCTCGAATCGGGAACCGGCAGTTTTGGCTATGTCAATTTGGACACCGGAAAGTTTGAGAGCATCGCGACGCTAGGCGGCTTCACTCGCGGACTTTCCTTTGCAGGCCCACTAGCGTTTGTCGGATTGTCGCAAGTTCGTGAATCCGCGGTATTCGGAGGCATTCCAATCGCAGAACGCGCCATTGAAGAGCGTGACTGTGGCGTTTGGGTGATTAACATTGAAACGGGCCAAACGATTGGTTTTGTTAAATTCGAAGATGCGGTTCAGGAAATCTTCGCCGTCGAAGTACTACCCGCAAGATTTCCCGAACTCGTCAACGAAGACCGTGAGTTATTGGCTGGTTCATTCGAACTTCCTGATCACGCGTTGCAAGATGTTCCAGCAGATCACCGTTCGGTTTAG